From a region of the Verrucomicrobiota bacterium genome:
- the aroA gene encoding 3-phosphoshikimate 1-carboxyvinyltransferase, giving the protein MPELNVAAAPRINAEVRVPGDKSISHRAVILAAMSNGTCVIRGFLPSQDCVCTVRAMRSLGITIDHPEETTLVVHGQKGHFEPPPHPIDCGNSGTLMRLLCGVLADQPFESTLIGDASLSSRPMRRVIEPLTQMGAGITATEPKGTAPLRVRGGPLHPIQYKLPVASAQVKSAILLAALRTAGKTIVTEPVATRDHTERMLEYFLVRTVREASDHGNMIAIYGDQTIESRDFTVPGDISSAAFWLVAAAAQPGSDLLVRDVGLNRTRTGILSVLLRMGAHIHEVVEDWEQGELRGEIRIQGSRLHGTVIGGAEIPNLIDEIPILAVAGALAEGKTVIKDAKELRVKETDRIAALVTNLSAMGVNVIERDDGMEIQGGNPLRSARINSFGDHRIAMAFAVAGMFAKGNTVIEGTECIATSYPGFEDQLQKFLAPDRNAPTPVINPARCPKPSS; this is encoded by the coding sequence ATGCCGGAGCTTAACGTCGCAGCTGCGCCCAGGATCAACGCGGAGGTACGGGTGCCTGGAGACAAAAGCATTTCGCACCGGGCCGTGATCCTCGCGGCAATGTCCAATGGGACATGCGTCATCCGTGGTTTTCTGCCGAGCCAGGATTGCGTCTGCACGGTCCGGGCGATGAGATCGCTCGGGATTACGATTGACCACCCCGAAGAGACTACCCTGGTGGTCCATGGTCAAAAAGGGCACTTTGAGCCGCCGCCGCACCCGATTGATTGCGGCAATTCCGGAACGCTCATGCGCCTGCTTTGCGGGGTGCTGGCCGACCAGCCTTTTGAAAGCACGTTGATCGGCGACGCCTCGCTCTCTTCACGGCCGATGCGCCGGGTGATTGAGCCCCTGACGCAGATGGGGGCCGGCATCACCGCCACCGAACCGAAAGGAACGGCTCCTTTGCGGGTGCGGGGGGGACCTTTGCACCCGATTCAGTACAAGCTGCCGGTGGCCAGCGCGCAGGTAAAAAGCGCGATTTTGCTCGCGGCATTGCGGACGGCCGGTAAGACCATTGTAACGGAACCGGTGGCCACACGGGATCATACCGAACGGATGCTGGAATACTTCCTGGTGCGTACGGTGCGGGAAGCGTCCGACCACGGGAACATGATCGCCATCTACGGTGACCAAACGATCGAGTCGCGGGATTTCACGGTGCCGGGCGACATTTCGAGCGCTGCGTTCTGGCTGGTGGCAGCCGCAGCCCAACCCGGCTCCGACCTGCTGGTGCGCGACGTCGGTCTCAACCGGACGCGTACCGGGATCTTGTCTGTGTTATTGCGCATGGGGGCGCACATCCATGAAGTGGTGGAAGATTGGGAACAGGGCGAACTGCGCGGCGAAATTCGTATCCAAGGCAGCCGGTTACACGGCACCGTGATCGGCGGAGCCGAGATCCCGAATCTGATTGATGAGATCCCGATCCTTGCCGTGGCCGGGGCGCTTGCGGAAGGCAAGACGGTCATCAAGGACGCAAAGGAATTGCGGGTTAAGGAAACTGACCGGATCGCAGCGCTCGTCACCAATTTGAGCGCGATGGGTGTGAACGTCATTGAACGCGATGACGGCATGGAAATCCAAGGCGGGAACCCGCTGCGTTCAGCACGGATCAACAGTTTCGGAGATCACCGCATCGCCATGGCGTTTGCGGTGGCGGGCATGTTTGCCAAGGGAAATACGGTGATCGAAGGCACCGAATGCATCGCCACGTCGTACCCCGGATTCGAGGATCAGCTGCAGAAGTTTCTTGCGCCGGACCGAAACGCGCCGACGCCGGTGATCAACCCGGCGAGGTGCCCTAAACCGAGCAGTTGA
- the cmk gene encoding (d)CMP kinase, whose product MAARYSVIAIDGPAASGKSSVARRLAAELRFTYVNSGSLYRAIAWLANERAVKADDSQAVAALLRQTSFRFDLRNNASFISIDGVDPEPHLRSAAVNNVVSKISALNVVREFLLGPLRQFAERANLIMEGRDIGSAVFPDTPYKFYIDASPEVRARRRAAEGQQDNLASRDRLDASRTLAPLAIAPDAEVVDTSELSLDQVVALVLRRLEEKGLRREPRERA is encoded by the coding sequence GTGGCTGCGCGTTACTCCGTAATCGCCATCGATGGCCCGGCGGCGTCCGGCAAGAGCAGCGTGGCCCGGCGTCTGGCGGCGGAGTTGCGCTTTACGTACGTCAACAGCGGCTCGCTGTACCGGGCAATTGCCTGGCTGGCCAATGAGCGGGCCGTCAAGGCCGACGATTCCCAGGCGGTTGCAGCGTTGCTGAGGCAAACGTCGTTCCGCTTTGATTTACGGAACAACGCGTCTTTCATCTCGATCGATGGCGTTGATCCCGAGCCGCACCTGCGCTCGGCAGCGGTAAACAACGTGGTCTCAAAAATCTCGGCGCTTAACGTGGTCCGTGAATTTCTGCTGGGCCCGCTCCGCCAGTTTGCCGAACGGGCGAACCTCATCATGGAAGGTCGTGACATCGGTTCGGCCGTGTTTCCCGACACTCCTTACAAGTTTTATATCGACGCTTCGCCGGAGGTGCGGGCACGGCGGCGCGCCGCTGAAGGCCAACAGGATAACCTTGCTTCCCGGGATCGGTTGGACGCGTCCCGCACGCTTGCCCCTCTGGCGATTGCGCCGGATGCAGAGGTGGTCGACACTTCCGAGCTCTCCCTGGATCAGGTCGTCGCGCTGGTCCTGCGGCGACTGGAGGAAAAAGGTTTGCGGCGGGAGCCGCGCGAACGCGCATGA
- a CDS encoding prephenate dehydrogenase/arogenate dehydrogenase family protein translates to MTNGGGGGKPVIGVAGAGLIGGSIALAAHERGFTITVYDPYADLKDKIPGGIAVAPDLAALTADAEILLLATPLGVLAHVGRQLAGMVGSGVIVSDVGSVKGDIARGLAAEFEGRAEYVPSHPMSGSEQHGWAAARPSMFEGTTVIVCPEFATKPGSVGKLEAFWRALGGKTTRLSIADHDRYVAAVSHLPHALAAVLVELVGAEIPEALSVVGPGFRDATRIASGAPRLWTEILLANRSAIAGYLELYGGRLERLRTALAECDHKYLEGLLDAGKRNRDRLNF, encoded by the coding sequence ATCGGGGTGGCTGGCGCCGGTTTGATCGGTGGATCAATTGCCCTGGCGGCGCATGAACGGGGGTTCACGATCACGGTTTATGATCCGTACGCCGATCTTAAGGATAAAATTCCCGGCGGGATCGCGGTGGCTCCCGATTTGGCGGCGCTGACCGCGGACGCAGAAATTCTGTTACTGGCAACCCCGCTGGGGGTTCTGGCGCACGTCGGGCGGCAATTGGCTGGGATGGTTGGAAGCGGCGTCATCGTGTCAGATGTCGGCAGCGTAAAAGGAGATATTGCACGAGGCCTGGCCGCCGAGTTTGAAGGGCGTGCGGAATACGTGCCGAGCCATCCGATGTCTGGGTCGGAGCAGCACGGGTGGGCCGCGGCACGGCCTTCGATGTTCGAGGGAACAACGGTCATTGTCTGCCCGGAGTTCGCGACGAAGCCCGGCAGCGTCGGGAAACTGGAGGCGTTCTGGCGGGCCCTGGGCGGCAAGACCACGCGCCTCAGCATCGCGGACCACGACCGCTACGTGGCCGCGGTCAGCCACCTGCCGCATGCGCTTGCGGCGGTGCTGGTGGAATTAGTCGGCGCCGAGATTCCTGAAGCCCTCTCCGTGGTGGGGCCGGGGTTTCGTGACGCCACGAGGATCGCCAGCGGCGCGCCCCGGCTCTGGACCGAAATTTTGCTGGCCAACCGCTCGGCCATAGCCGGTTACCTGGAACTGTACGGCGGCCGTTTGGAGCGCCTGCGTACCGCCCTCGCGGAATGCGACCATAAATATCTTGAAGGATTACTGGACGCCGGTAAGCGGAATCGCGATAGATTAAACTTTTAA